A section of the Streptomyces sp. V3I8 genome encodes:
- the paaN gene encoding phenylacetic acid degradation protein PaaN — MAAAALTTHELIAQHRPTLDQALEAMRTRAYWSPHPEHPKAYGENGSLGAAEGRAAFDALLGGRLDLDQPGTDDWVGGEVSPYGIELGVTYPHADVDALLPAMRRGQRAWRDAGAEARAVVCLEILKRISDRTHEFAHAVMHTSGQAFMMAFQAGGPHAQDRGLEAVAYAYAEQVRTPDTAEWTKPQGKRDPLALTKRFTPVPRGVALLIGCNTFPTWNGYPGLFASLATGNAVLVKPHPRAVLPLALTVQVAREVLAEAGFDPNLVALAAERPGEGIAKTLATRPEIRIIDYTGSTEFGDWLEANARQAQVYTEKAGVNTVIVESTDDYKGMLSNLAFSLSLYSGQMCTTPQNLLIPRAGIRTEEGPRSYDEVVADLARAVDGLLGDDARANGLLGAIVNPDVKARIEAAAGLGEAALASREIVNPEFPDAVVRTPVIVKLDGGKPDDQAAYMSECFGPVSFAVAVDSAADAVELLRRTVREKGAMTVGAYTTSEDVEDAVREACLDEAAQLSLNLTGGVYVNQTAAFSDFHGSGGNPAANAALCDGAFVSNRFRVVEIRSEA; from the coding sequence ATGGCCGCCGCCGCACTGACCACGCACGAGCTCATCGCCCAGCACCGGCCGACCCTCGACCAGGCGCTGGAAGCGATGCGTACGCGCGCGTACTGGTCGCCGCACCCCGAGCACCCCAAGGCGTACGGGGAGAACGGCAGCCTGGGCGCGGCCGAGGGCAGGGCCGCCTTCGACGCCCTGCTGGGCGGCCGGCTCGACCTGGACCAGCCCGGCACCGACGACTGGGTGGGCGGCGAGGTCTCGCCGTACGGGATCGAGCTGGGCGTCACGTACCCGCACGCGGACGTCGACGCGCTGCTGCCCGCCATGCGGCGGGGACAGCGCGCGTGGCGCGACGCGGGCGCGGAGGCGCGCGCGGTGGTGTGCCTGGAGATCCTCAAGCGGATCAGCGACCGCACGCACGAGTTCGCGCACGCGGTCATGCACACCAGCGGCCAGGCCTTCATGATGGCGTTCCAGGCGGGCGGCCCGCACGCCCAGGACCGCGGCCTGGAGGCGGTGGCGTACGCGTACGCGGAGCAGGTCCGCACCCCCGACACGGCGGAGTGGACCAAGCCCCAGGGCAAGCGCGACCCGCTCGCGCTGACCAAGCGGTTCACCCCGGTGCCGCGCGGTGTCGCGCTGCTGATCGGCTGCAACACCTTCCCCACGTGGAACGGCTATCCGGGCCTGTTCGCCTCGCTGGCCACGGGCAACGCGGTGCTGGTGAAGCCCCACCCGCGCGCGGTGCTGCCGCTCGCGCTCACCGTCCAGGTCGCCCGCGAGGTGCTCGCCGAGGCGGGCTTCGACCCGAACCTGGTGGCGCTGGCCGCGGAGCGCCCCGGCGAGGGCATCGCCAAGACCCTGGCCACCCGGCCCGAGATCCGGATCATCGACTACACCGGCTCGACGGAGTTCGGCGACTGGCTGGAGGCCAACGCCCGCCAGGCGCAGGTCTACACGGAGAAGGCCGGCGTCAACACGGTGATCGTGGAGTCGACGGACGACTACAAGGGGATGCTGTCCAACCTCGCCTTCTCCCTGTCGCTCTACAGCGGCCAGATGTGCACCACCCCGCAGAACCTCCTGATCCCGCGCGCCGGCATCCGTACGGAGGAGGGCCCCAGGTCGTACGACGAGGTGGTCGCCGACCTCGCCCGGGCGGTCGACGGGCTCCTCGGGGACGACGCCCGGGCGAACGGCCTGCTGGGCGCGATCGTGAACCCGGACGTGAAGGCCAGGATCGAGGCCGCCGCCGGGCTGGGCGAAGCGGCCCTCGCCTCGCGGGAGATCGTGAACCCGGAGTTCCCGGACGCGGTGGTCCGCACCCCGGTGATCGTGAAGCTCGACGGCGGCAAGCCGGACGACCAGGCCGCCTACATGAGCGAGTGCTTCGGTCCGGTCTCGTTCGCCGTCGCGGTCGACTCGGCCGCCGACGCGGTGGAGCTGCTGCGGCGGACCGTCCGTGAGAAGGGCGCGATGACCGTCGGCGCGTACACGACCTCGGAGGACGTCGAGGACGCCGTCCGCGAGGCCTGCCTGGACGAGGCGGCCCAGCTCTCCCTGAACCTGACGGGCGGGGTGTACGTCAACCAGACGGCCGCCTTCTCCGACTTCCACGGCTCGGGCGGCAACCCGGCGGCCAACGCGGCCCTGTGCGACGGAGCATTCGTGTCCAACCGCTTCCGGGTGGTGGAGATCCGCAGCGAGGCCTGA
- a CDS encoding TetR/AcrR family transcriptional regulator — MTTARRDTYTPQTLLSVAVRVFNERGYDGTSMEHLSKAAGISKSSIYHHVTGKEELLRRAVSRALDGLFGILDEEHAREGRAVERLEYVTRRMVEVLTAELPYVTLLLRVRGNTGTERWALDRRREFDHEVAALLKAAAADGDVRADLEVRLATRLVFGMINSIVEWYRPDGRGMAEREVADAVVLMVFGGLRRQG; from the coding sequence GTGACCACCGCCAGGCGCGACACCTACACACCGCAGACGCTGCTGTCCGTGGCCGTACGGGTCTTCAACGAGCGCGGTTACGACGGCACCTCCATGGAGCACCTCTCCAAGGCGGCCGGCATCTCCAAGTCGTCGATCTACCACCACGTCACCGGCAAGGAGGAGCTGCTGCGCCGGGCCGTCAGCCGGGCGCTCGACGGCCTCTTCGGGATCCTCGACGAGGAGCACGCGCGCGAGGGGCGTGCCGTGGAGCGCCTGGAGTACGTCACCCGGCGCATGGTGGAGGTCCTCACCGCCGAACTGCCCTATGTGACGCTGCTGCTGCGCGTGCGCGGCAACACCGGCACCGAGCGCTGGGCCCTGGACCGGCGCCGGGAGTTCGACCACGAGGTGGCCGCGCTCCTGAAGGCGGCGGCGGCCGACGGCGACGTACGCGCCGACCTGGAGGTCCGCCTGGCGACCCGGCTGGTCTTCGGGATGATCAACTCGATCGTCGAGTGGTACCGCCCCGACGGGCGCGGCATGGCCGAGCGCGAGGTCGCCGACGCGGTGGTGCTGATGGTCTTCGGGGGACTGCGGCGCCAGGGCTGA
- a CDS encoding RNA methyltransferase, producing MTSRDPEPVSTWHRLADTAVLLDGFHALKHAVRFGAEVRVAVTTDRAAALALADELAPDVRDTLDALLAEVPESAYRALVPRPHPTAVAALAVRPVREANLRALARTPRTAPVVVLDQPRNLGNAGAVIRLAAGFGATGVVTTGPLDPWHPTVVRGGAGLHFATAVERLAVDELPAGPVFALDPEGEDIRGLKLPDDAVLAFGSERSGLSAALRGRSDHLVSLPMRAQVSSYNLATSVAMALFHWSAA from the coding sequence ATGACGTCCCGTGACCCCGAGCCCGTGAGCACCTGGCACCGGCTCGCCGACACCGCCGTGCTGCTCGACGGCTTCCATGCCCTCAAGCACGCGGTGCGTTTCGGGGCCGAGGTGCGGGTGGCGGTCACCACCGACCGGGCGGCCGCGCTCGCCCTCGCCGACGAACTCGCCCCGGACGTACGGGACACGCTGGACGCCCTGCTGGCGGAGGTCCCGGAGTCCGCGTACCGGGCGCTCGTGCCGCGTCCGCATCCGACCGCGGTGGCCGCGCTCGCGGTGCGGCCCGTGCGTGAGGCCAACCTGCGGGCGCTCGCCCGCACGCCCCGTACCGCGCCCGTGGTCGTCCTCGACCAGCCGCGCAACCTCGGGAACGCCGGGGCGGTGATCCGGCTCGCGGCCGGTTTCGGGGCGACCGGGGTCGTCACCACCGGTCCGCTCGATCCGTGGCACCCCACGGTCGTGCGGGGCGGGGCGGGGCTGCACTTCGCCACCGCCGTGGAGCGGCTGGCCGTGGACGAGCTGCCCGCCGGGCCGGTGTTCGCGCTCGACCCGGAGGGGGAGGACATCCGGGGGCTGAAGCTCCCGGACGACGCGGTTCTCGCCTTCGGCTCGGAGCGCAGTGGGTTGTCGGCCGCCCTGCGGGGGCGCAGCGACCACCTGGTCTCCCTGCCCATGCGGGCGCAGGTGTCCAGCTACAACCTGGCCACCAGTGTGGCGATGGCGCTGTTCCACTGGAGTGCGGCGTAG